The following proteins are co-located in the Megalobrama amblycephala isolate DHTTF-2021 linkage group LG12, ASM1881202v1, whole genome shotgun sequence genome:
- the ep400 gene encoding E1A-binding protein p400 isoform X7, translating into MEVGRHGMIFQHPAVTPLGSPGVPLQQLMPTAQGGMPPTPQTVQIGGQKQNQQQYDPSKGPPVQNAASLHTPPPQLPGRLPQGGIPMAGLPLSLSQGQAMLVDQQAPMAGGQLQVKVQGVQGSGAVLAPVNPHAQLQAQLQQMQSGLHLQMQQQQQQMQQSVMQPGQATVALVRPGSDSSQPAQRLMSNSLSNPAMSPAPLTSPSSLPSPHPSAPVRTPCTGPSLSSAAQSKLSATNGTTGLKMSGLGQNPVGQNSQESSQDKQAEQAKLESHVHQRIAELRKEGQWSASRLPKLLEACRPKSQWDYLLEEMQWMAADFAQERRWKMAAAKKLVRTCARYHDEQKKMEERVKREEEMRLRHIASTIARGVDYFWSNIEQVVEIKLRFEIYDKQQKVLSLQKAANKGQCAKPAQSIGEKSDKESKGETGPSRKRKSSTSLSDVEVEDEESTIEEQEATEVAADQKAELAELTKEAEVPLDDLVKQYAGAYAEGFEWPQPSSQSEDEDREEADDVNSPLDSPHDAVLIDSLLTMDQYRGPERTASGPDGKPTKDIAEVAAATDLILPKGSARTTLTSRSSPPALLHGSLREYQQVGVEWLANLYRKNLNGILADETGLGKTVQTVAYFAHLACNQGIWGPHLVVVRTCKLLNWEMEFKRWCPGLKILLYLGSRRQRRYKRLRWCEPNSFHVCVTSYKLLLKDQSHFLRRRWRHLVLDEVQLIKNMTEKHWETIFNIKSQQRILLINTPLQNTLKELWTMIHFLLPGITHPYLNFPIKHGTDQNQDYCHKLVIRLHRMIQPFILRRSKRDVEKQMPKKYEHILKCRLSKRQKSMYEDILIQPSAQEALKTGHFVRVLEVLMQLQKICNHPDLIQPRDTHNSYICQPLQYNTPSLLLTALQKDQWKTVDMSLFDLISNEGKLTRYEAEEALPKLRMTKQLIEEIYSARDPPARPRPCKIKPMRLFLPVQYGTKPEGRLVPLTSSTTQAPRATAVTTATTTTTNPVTAAPSTQPRGKSPLTTTTSTQASAIKSSSGPLTTGATPNPPSTPLAMAVTGVSNMPAVTPHAPATHPLQPSLVPQRLVLSSQAQARLPSGDVVKVAQLVGQGRITQPETPVTLQFQGNKFTLSPSQLRQLTTGQPLQLQGTLGNILQIVSAPGQPLLRPQGPPMVMPTVPQAVPVQNSSGTPPPATTPQATNMATTVTPATADTETNAKHSANTTTQESSEERNRQLKERLASLFHANERRSLRSVLYGSDLIKTCSVYEGRPPPAFPAPQHSRWSWVGRDSCIRAQQTCMSTVAPLRSAILSNTEQEAATSILLKRFSCILPAVVAPPPQLYASNPPPFYSIAQKSFRRRLQEVSAPHNAEIRNLASLPVASFPDIHMLEMDSGKLEALSILLQKLSVENRRVLIFTQMASMLDILEAFLDHRHLTYVRLDESLSLEERQVQVKRFNRNRQIFCTILTNRCCSAMGQVFDADTIVFYDTDLNPSMDMRTQEWCDKIGRSKDIHIYRLESGNSIEEKLLKNGTKDLIREVAAQGMDYTLAFLTQRTIQDLFEVEAGSGEKVEEFVVLHQEPSPSESIPPHVARPYIQALNTIRLETQYEDEEEKTEVNRHVKTDKEEVGGQEEMDVEEGMREETSQLEELAAVMEQLTPIERYALHYLEYLHISEDEQVIKERIEAAKRGWELQQQQKVKVEKEEQMILEDEEDLFTYTREDAYNMEYVFENENGQTEIMPLWTPPTPPQDDNDIYIDSVICLMYDTAPMPESKLPPVYVRKERKRHMDPSALGRKKKKGHGESVIPPRSLFDKASLLKVRREGKDQKKNFSLKQQAPFAKPLPSLLKPAMEAGQDNPEWLISEDWALLQAVKQLLELPLNLTIVSPAHTPNWDLVSDVVNSCSRIYRSPKQCRNRYENVIIPREEGKLIYEANPKKNKTKSIYKSKNSRPLRTCQIYTQDDNATQIQLYNSRFELMKIIASKRSPPIKPLLGMNPFQKNPKHASVLAESGISYDKPLPPIQVASQRAERIAKEKKALAEQQRAQQLAQQQQQQTTGTAQPQGAAAQPQTQPQATAAGAQAAGVPQPSQPGAAAVPNTAVLTGAIKTAAVGTSIQPATATVSGNVIVNTVAGVPPSQFQANKRLASPVIPGALPTAGTATAQVVHTQQRAVPAPAAPAEVVAIATGQSVRAVTPVTASAVVSTNLTSGQSQTRTLVAPAPGMQLSQGKLTQAQFQLLRQQQLQQQQQQQQQQPQATSPQIKAVGKPQQELLKKQKLQMSQQQVAAAVAAAQGQQAASTQQPQQVHATPAATANPQIAAVAAPRAGAMLAGTTVTNLQVARLTRVPAPGTIQAQPGQTAQVTLTKPPPVVSVPAVVSSAGVTTLPVTVAGISVAIGQTQKTANLKIKDRNRRESSISTGGQVVTHPFQVQQVQQLLHRQKQQAAAQAAVQKAAQPQQTQASVQQKLGTQQAAQTTAQQQQKVTYATTTQLQPGIKTQFFTTSIAQPQKPATAQQIQVAKLPQIVQQQIVSSPQQIQAQPQTVALTQAAPAAGSAQAQVQVIPAGTATAAQVVQQKLLQQQVVTAAAAASPQIQTPPPHSPAQQQSAAAAPASETPAQQAAATPQPQQGKGNTRTGAAMRSKTPAKPSGGS; encoded by the exons GAGGCATGCCCCCCACCCCACAAACAGTCCAGATCGGTGGGCAGAAACAGAACCAGCAGCAGTATGACCCATCCAAAGGTCCACCGGTCCAGAACGCCGCAAGCCTTCACACGCCACCCCCACAGCTTCCAGGCCGCCTACCCCAGGGTGGGATCCCCATGGCAGGTCTGCCTCTCTCCCTGTCCCAGGGTCAGGCCATGTTGGTGGACCAGCAGGCTCCAATGGCTGGAGGTCAGCTCCAGGTGAAGGTGCAGGGTGTGCAGGGTAGCGGGGCCGTGCTGGCTCCAGTGAACCCACATGCGCAGCTGCAGGCACAGCTTCAGCAGATGCAGTCAGGACTCCACCTCCAGatgcagcagcaacaacagcagATGCAGCAGTCAGTCATGCAGCCCGGACAGGCA actGTGGCGCTTGTTCGTCCTGGATCAGATTCCTCTCAGCCTGCCCAGCGTTTGATGTCCAACTCTCTCTCCAACCCTGCCATGTCTCCTGCTCCTCTCACATCCCCATCCTCTCTACCCTCCCCACACCCTTCTGCCCCAGTCCGCACCCCCTGTACTGGCCCCAGCCTCTCCTCTGCTGCCCAGTCCAAACTCTCTGCCACGAATGGCACCACCGGGCTGAAAATGTCTGGGCTGGGTCAAAATCCAGTCGGGCAAAACTCACAGGAAAGCTCTCAGGACAAGCAAGCAGAGCAAGCCAAGCTG GAGAGTCACGTGCACCAGCGCATTGCAGAGCTCCGTAAAGAAGGCCAGTGGTCAGCTAGCCGTTTACCCAAGCTGCTGGAGGCCTGCAGGCCCAAATCCCAGTGGGACTACCTGCTGGAGGAGATGCAGTGGATGGCTGCTGACTTTGCCCAGGAAAGgcgctggaagatggctgctGCCAAGAAG CTTGTGCGCACATGTGCACGTTACCATGACGAACAGAAGAAGATGGAGGAACGCGtgaagagagaggaagagatgaGGCTGCGGCACATTGCCAGCACCATCGCTCGTGGGGTTGACTACTTCTGGTCCAATATTGAACAG GTTGTGGAAATCAAGCTGCGTTTTGAGATCTatgacaaacaacaaaaagtTCTCAGCCTGCAGAAGGCTGCGAATAAAG GTCAGTGTGCTAAACCTGCCCAGTCAATTGGAGAGAAGTCAGATAAAGAGAGTAAAGGG GAGACTGGCCCATCCCGCAAGAGAAAGTCAAGCACCTCGCTGTCAGATGTAGAGG TTGAAGATGAGGAAAGTACAATAGAAGAGCAGGAGGCTACGGAGGTTGCAGCTGATCAGAAAGCCGAGCTAGCCGAACTAACAAAAGAAG CTGAAGTGCCATTGGATGATCTGGTGAAGCAGTACGCTGGTGCTTACGCCGAGGGCTTTGAGTGGCCGCAGCCATCCAGCCAGAGTGAGGATGAAGACAGAGAGGAAGCTGATG ACGTGAATTCACCATTAGACAGTCCACATGATGCAGTGCTGATAGACTCTTTGCTGACTATGGATCAGTACCGTGGGCCTGAGCGGACAGCTTCTGGCCCTGATGGGAAGCCCACAAAGGATATCGCTGAGGTTGCCGCAGCAACAGACTTGATTCTGCCCAAAGGCAGTGCCAGGACCACTCTAACT AGTCGTTCCTCTCCCCCTGCTCTGCTGCACGGCTCTCTGAGAGAGTACCAGCAGGTTGGAGTGGAGTGGCTGGCAAACCTCTACCGCAAAAACCTCAACGGCATCCTGGCAGATGAAACCGGCCTCGGCAAAACCGTACAGACTGTGGCTTACTTCGCTCACTTGGCCTGCAACCAGG GTATCTGGGGGCCACATTTGGTGGTGGTGAGGACCTGCAAGCTGCTGaactgggaaatggagttcaaACGCTGGTGTCCTGGACTGAAGATACTCCTATACCTCGGCAGCCGAAGGCAGCGCAGATACAAGAGATTG AGGTGGTGTGAGCCCAACAGCTTCCACGTGTGTGTGACTTCATACAAGCTTCTGCTGAAAGATCAGTCTCATTTTCTGAGGAGGCGATGGAGGCACCTGGTACTGGATGAGGTGCAGCTCATCAAGAACATGACTGAGAAACACTGGGAGACCATCTTCAACATAAAGAG TCAGCAGAGGATTCTCTTAATCAACACACCTCTGCAGAACACTCTGAAAGAGTTATGGACCATGATCCACTTCCTCCTGCCTGGAATCACTCACCCATATCTCAACTTCCCCATCAAACACGGCACTGATCAGAACCAGGACTACTGCCACAAACTGGTCATCAGACTGCACAGG ATGATTCAGCCCTTCATCCTGCGTCGTTCTAAGAGAGATGTAGAAAAGCAAATGCCCAAGAAGTATGAGCACATTCTCAAGTGCCGTCTGTCCAAGAGGCAAAAGAGCATGTACGAGGACATCCTCATCCAGCCCAG TGCACAGGAGGCACTAAAGACGGGACATTTTGTCAGAGTCCTGGAGGTTCTTATGCAGTTGCAGAAGATCTGCAACCATCCAGACCTGATCCAACCCAGAGACACACACAACTCTTACATTTGTCAGCCACTTCAGTACAACACCCCATCATTACTGCTCACCGCACTGCAGAAGGACCAGTGGAAG ACTGTAGATATGTCACTGTTTGACCTGATCAGTAACGAGGGCAAGTTGACTCGTTATGAGGCAGAGGAGGCTCTGCCAAAACTCCGAATGACCAAACAGCTGATCGAAGAGATCTACAGTGCACGTGACCCACCAGCACGGCCCAGACCATGCAAGATCAAACCAATGAG GTTGTTCCTGCCGGTGCAGTATGGGACTAAACCAGAGGGGCGTCTTGTCCCCTTGACTAGCAGCACAACTCAAGCCCCTCGTGCCACTGCTGTGACTACTGCCACCACCACAACTACCAACCCTGTTACTGCTGCTCCTAGCACACAGCCCAGGGGCAAATCACCTCTTACCACAACCACTTCCACACAGG CCTCCGCAATCAAAAGCTCATCAGGACCACTCACAACAGGAGCCACCCCTAACCCCCCCTCTACCCCTCTGGCTATGGCGGTGACAGGGGTCAGCAATATGCCTGCTGTGACCCCTCACGCCCCTGCCACCCACCCCCTCCAGCCCAGTTTGGTACCCCAGAGGCTGGTGCTCAGCTCCCAGGCCCAGGCACGCTTGCCTA GTGGAGATGTAGTGAAGGTTGCTCAGTTAGTTGGACAGGGCCGCATCACCCAGCCAGAGACCCCTGTGACCCTGCAGTTCCAGGGAAACAAGTTTACCTTATCCCCGAGTCAGCTGCGGCAGCTCACCACCGGCCAGCCACTGCAGCTCCAAGGTACACTCG GCAACATCCTGCAGATTGTGTCAGCCCCCGGGCAGCCTCTTCTCAGGCCACAGGGACCACCTATGGTGATGCCTACTGTGCCCCAGGCTGTGCCTGTCCAGAACTCCTCAGGCACGCCGCCCCCTGCCACCACACCACAAG CAACCAACATGGCAACCACAGTCACTCCAGCTACAGCAGACACAGAAACAAACGCCAAACACTCAGCTAACACCACAACACAG GAGTCAAGTGAGGAAAGAAACAGGCAGCTGAAAGAGCGTCTGGCTAGTTTATTTCACGCAAACGAACGGCGTTCTTTGCGTTCCGTGCTGTATGGCTCAGACCTGATCAAGACCTGCTCCGTTTATGAAGGACGCCCACCACCAGCCTTCCCCGCTCCCCAGCACTCCCGCTGGTCCTGGGTCGGCAGAGACAGCTGTATCAGAGCTCAGCAGACATGCATGTCCACAGTGGCTCCACTCCGCTCAGCGATTCTCTCCAACACGGAGCAGGAGGCGGCAACAAGCATCTTGTTGAAGAG GTTCTCCTGCATACTTCCTGCTGTTGTGGCCCCTCCCCCTCAGCTGTATGCATCAAATCCTCCACCATTTTACAGTATAGCACAAAAATCATTCAGGCGACGGCTACAGGAAGTGTCTGCTCCACACAACGCAGAGATCCGTAACTTAGCCTCTCTTCCAGTTGCCAGCTTCCCTGATATACATATGCTAGAGATGGATTCAG GAAAACTGGAGGCGCTGTCCATCCTGCTGCAGAAGCTGAGCGTCGAGAACAGGCGTGTTCTGATCTTCACCCAGATGGCTAGCATGCTAGACATACTGGAGGCCTTCTTAGACCACCGTCACCTCACCTACGTACGGCTGGATGAGAGTCTGTCACTGGAGGAGAGACAG GTGCAGGTCAAGAGGTTTAACCGCAACAGACAGATCTTCTGCACCATCCTGACAAATCGCTGCTGCTCGGCCATGGGCCAAGTGTTTGATGCAGATACAATTGTGTTTTACGACACAGACCTAAATCCCAGCATGGACATGCGCACGCAGGAATGGTGTGACAAGATCGGTCGCTCCAAAGACATCCACATCTACAG GTTGGAGAGCGGGAACTCCATTGAGGAGAAGCTCTTGAAGAATGGCACTAAAGACCTTATACGAGAGGTAGCTGCACAAGGCATGGACTACACTCTGGCCTTTTTAACACAG cgcaccattcagGATCTGTTTGAGGTGGAGGCTGGCTCTGGAGAGAAAGTGGAGGAGTTTGTGGTCCTCCACCAGGAACCCTCCCCATCTGAATCCATTCCTCCTCACGTGGCCAGACCCTACATCCAGGCCCTGAATACCATCCGACTGGAGACTCAATACgaagatgaggaggagaagACAGAGGTAAACAGACATGTGAAAACTGATAAAGAGGAAGTGGGAGGACAGGAAGAGATGGATGTGGAGGAAGGGATGAGAGAGGAGACGTCACAGTTAGAGGAGCTGGCGGCAGTAATGGAGCAG CTTACGCCTATTGAGAGATACGCACTGCACTATCTGGAGTATCTGCACATCAGTGAGGATGAACAGgttataaag GAGCGCATAGAGGCTGCTAAGAGAGGCTGGgagctgcagcagcagcagaaagtGAAGGTGGAGAAGGAGGAACAAATGATTCTAGAAGATGAGGAGGATCTTTTCACCTACACCAGAGAGGACGCATACAACATG GAGTATGTTTTCGAGaatgaaaatggacaaacagaAATAATGCCG CTGTGGACTCCCCCAACTCCTCCACAGGATGATAACGACATCTACATTGACTCCGTAATCTGCCTCATGTATGACACTGCGCCCATGCCCGAGTCCAAACTGCCCCCGGTCTACGTCCGCAAAGAGCGTAAGAGACACATGGACCCATCAG CTCTGGGACGTAAGAAAAAGAAGGGCCATGGAGAATCAGTGATTCCTCCGCGCTCTCTCTTTGATAAGGCCAGTCTCCTCAAGGTGAGGCGGGAAGGCAAAGATCAGAAAAAGAACTTCTCTCTGAAGCAACAGGCTCCGTTCGCCAAACCTCTGCCCTCACTGCTCAAACCAGCCATGGAGGCCGGACAGGACAACCCTGAGTGGCTCATCAGTGAGGACTGGGCCCTGCTACAG GCTGTAAAGCAGTTACTGGAACTTCCTCTGAACCTGACCATCGTGTCTCCAGCTCACACTCCTAACTGGGACCTGGTGAGCGACGTGGTGAACTCCTGCAGCAGGATTTACCGCTCGCCAAAGCAATGCCGTAACCGCTACGAGAACGTCATCATTCCAAGAGAGGAGGGCAAG CTAATATATGAAGCTAACCCTAAGAAGAACAAGACCAAGAGCATTTATAAg TCCAAGAACAGTCGTCCTCTGCGCACGTGTCAGATCTACACACAGGATGACAACGCCACACAGATACAGTTGTACAACAGCCGTTTTGAGCTAATGAAAATCATCGCTAGCAAGAGGAGCCCACCCATAAAACCACT ACTGGGCATGAATCCTTTCCAGAAGAACCCCAAGCATGCCTCTGTGCTGGCTGAGAG CGGGATAAGCTACGACAAACCTCTGCCTCCTATCCAGGTTGCCTCTCAGAGAGCTGAGAGAATCGCAAAGGAGAAGAAG GCACTAGCCGAACAGCAGAGGGCTCAGCAGTTAGCccagcaacaacagcagcagacTACAGGAACCGCCCAGCCTCAGGGAGCTGCCGCACAGCCTCAAACCCAGCCACAGGCCACTGCAGCAGGTGCACAGGCCGCCGGAGTGCCTCAGCCCAGCCAACCTGGAGCAGCAGCAGTCCCCAACACCGCTGTACTG ACTGGAGCTATCAAGACGGCTGCAGTGGGCACAAGCATCCAGCCAG CAACGGCTACAGTGAGTGGGAATGTGATTGTAAACACTGTGGCTGGAGTTCCTCCCAGTCAGTTCCAGGCAAACAAACGTCTGGCATCTCCAGTCATACCTGGAGCCCTGCCT ACTGCAGGAACGGCCACAGCTCAGGTGGTTCACACTCAGCAGAGGGCAGTGCCTGCACCAGCTGCCCCAGCAGAGGTCGTTGCCATAGCGACGGGTCAGAGCGTGAGAGCCGTTACCCCAGTGACCGCATCAGCTGTGGTGTCCACTAATCTGACTTCGGGTCAGTCCCAAACACGCACGCTGGTGGCTCCAG CTCCAGGTATGCAGTTGTCTCAGGGTAAGCTCACACAAGCTCAATTCCAGCTCCTCCGACAGCAACAgttacagcagcagcaacagcagcagcagcagcaaccaCAAGCCACATCTCCACAGATCAAAGCAGTAGGAAAGCCACAGCAG GAGTTGCTGAAGAAGCAGAAGCTACAGATGTCCCAGCAGCAGGTTGCGGCGGCAGTAGCTGCAGCTCAAGGTCAGCAGGCTGCATCTACTCAGCAGCCACAGCAGGTTCACGCCACACCCGCGGCCACGGCCAACCCTCAAATAGCTGCAGTCGCTGCACCCAGAGCGGGAGCTATGCTCGCTGGAACTACTGTCACCAACTTACAGGTGGCCAGACTG ACACGTGTCCCGGCCCCAGGAACTATTCAAGCTCAGCCAGGTCAAACCGCCCAGGTGACTCTGACTAAACCACCTCCTGTAGTCTCAGTTCCTGCTGTGGTCTCCTCCGCCGGAGTCACGACCCTTCCCGTCACTGTGGCCGGCATTAGTGTCGCCATCGGACAGACGCAGAAAACAG cTAATCTCAAGATCAAAGACCGCAATAGGAGAGAGAGCAGCATCAGCACTG gTGGTCAGGTGGTGACCCATCCGTTCCAGGTGCAGCAAGTTCAGCAGCTGTTGCACAGACAAAAGCAGCAGGCCGCTGCGCAAGCTGCCGTCCAGAAGGCAGCACAGCCACAGCAAACACAGGCTTCTGTGCAGCAAAAG CTTGGCACTCAGCAGGCTGCTCAAACCACAgcccagcagcagcagaaagTGACGTATGCCACCACCACTCAACTGCAGCCCGGCATTAAGACCCAGTTCTTCACCACCTCAATCGCACAGCCGCAGAAACCTGCCACAGCACAGCAGATACAG GTCGCTAAGCTTCCTCAGATAGTTCAGCAGCAAATAGTATCTTCACCTCAACAG atTCAGGCTCAGCCTCAGACAGTGGCCCTTACACAGGCAGCACCCGCTGCAGGTTCGGCACAGGCCCAGGTGCAAGTCATCCCCGCAGGCACCGCCACAGCTGCGCAGGTGGTGCAACAGAAGCTCCTCCAGCAGCAGGTTGTTACAGCAGCAGCCGCCGCCTCCCCTCAAATCCAGACCCCACCACCACACAGCCCCGCCCAGCAGCAGAGCGCCGCGGCGGCCCCCGCCTCAGAGACTCCAGCACAGCAGGCCGCTGCCACCCCCCAGCCCCAGCAGGGCAAAGGAAACACCCGTACTGGGGCCGCCATGCGCTCCAAAACCCCCGCCAAACCCAGCGGTGGTAGCTAG